One window from the genome of Candidatus Synechococcus calcipolaris G9 encodes:
- a CDS encoding IMS domain-containing protein, which yields MRVPLDCYRILGVPIQATPEQIEAAYGDRLQQSPSPQHSPTTLTTRHELIDQAYAILSEPEQRQAYDRTCQGQRLNPIKTGKTTTAVTQSLGLEIQDKQLPGALLLLYELREFEQVVNLGQVYLRTDISDLRRPYTGTAISEADITLTVALAYLEMGREQWQQKHYEQAAYSLESGLGVLRPSSFFPELQQQFQSELDRLRPYRILELLSLPLTEEDSRERGLMLLKDMLGDRGGIDGRHDDRSGLEVEDFLKFIQQLRAYLTAAEQQELFERESRRPSAVASYLAVYALIARGFAESQPGFIRRAKGLLQRLLPQQDIYLELASCTLLLGQPQEALEVLDQSKDHHAIQFIYKYSRDAPDALPGLYHYTEQWLQQDVYPSFRDLGTMPVSLDAYFADPKIQAYLEALVAESEQPLTSSPAVSTLAAPSHYPQSVASTEVAAAPQPVADPWENRPSPGQSSRQSFVSPPLTAPTTSTTVNPWEFPKIAQPLESPQPSYHQVNSGSTPAPIESPTGSEYPTSHSISAGPTEAPPRRSPRKESPGKSPLPKPSSSSNAQRWPWLAFALGSVIVVLGLGMGAHHVMTREQPSEVPEPIPPETEVESFPLPVATTIPPEVSPSPTPEATLTEAIARDRLRTWQKMKSLALGSEYQTQGLESILAEPTLSRWQDSSRQNQSAKTHWQYKRQDVEITEVRSLAPDRVEVVAKVEEEANLYQNGQPRNDGSYIDSYQVRYIFVRQNDQWLIQDMRVIS from the coding sequence GTGCGAGTGCCACTTGATTGTTATCGTATCTTAGGGGTTCCTATTCAGGCAACGCCGGAACAGATCGAAGCAGCCTACGGCGATCGCCTGCAACAGTCCCCCTCTCCCCAGCATTCCCCCACAACCTTAACCACGCGCCATGAACTGATTGATCAGGCCTATGCCATTCTCAGTGAGCCGGAACAACGGCAGGCCTACGATCGCACCTGTCAGGGGCAACGTCTCAACCCAATCAAGACCGGGAAGACAACCACAGCCGTTACCCAATCCCTTGGTTTAGAGATTCAGGATAAACAATTGCCCGGTGCCTTGCTCTTGCTCTACGAGTTAAGGGAGTTTGAACAGGTGGTGAATTTGGGGCAGGTCTATCTCCGCACTGATATTTCTGACTTGCGGCGGCCCTACACTGGCACTGCAATTTCTGAGGCAGATATTACCCTTACCGTGGCCTTAGCCTACTTAGAGATGGGGCGGGAGCAGTGGCAACAAAAACACTACGAACAGGCCGCCTATTCCCTGGAGTCCGGTCTAGGAGTTTTGCGACCCTCTAGTTTTTTTCCTGAGCTACAACAACAGTTCCAGAGCGAGTTGGATCGGCTTCGCCCCTATCGAATTCTAGAGTTACTGTCCTTGCCCTTAACGGAGGAGGATAGCCGAGAGCGGGGATTAATGCTCCTCAAGGATATGCTCGGCGATCGCGGTGGCATTGATGGTCGCCATGACGATCGCTCGGGACTAGAGGTGGAAGATTTCCTCAAGTTTATCCAGCAGTTACGGGCCTATTTGACCGCCGCAGAGCAACAGGAATTATTTGAACGGGAAAGCCGTCGCCCCTCTGCCGTTGCCAGCTATTTGGCGGTTTACGCTCTGATTGCCCGTGGATTTGCCGAATCTCAACCGGGATTCATTCGCCGAGCCAAGGGGTTGCTCCAGCGGTTGTTACCCCAACAGGATATTTACCTAGAACTGGCCAGTTGTACGCTTCTGCTGGGCCAGCCCCAGGAGGCCCTAGAGGTTCTAGATCAAAGTAAGGATCACCACGCTATTCAATTTATCTATAAATACTCTAGGGATGCCCCGGATGCCTTACCAGGGCTGTACCACTACACGGAACAGTGGCTCCAACAGGATGTCTATCCCTCCTTTCGGGATCTGGGGACAATGCCGGTGTCCTTGGATGCCTACTTTGCCGACCCGAAAATTCAAGCCTATCTGGAAGCCCTTGTGGCGGAAAGTGAGCAGCCCCTGACCTCTTCCCCTGCAGTTTCTACCCTGGCTGCCCCCAGTCACTACCCCCAATCCGTGGCATCCACTGAGGTGGCTGCCGCACCCCAACCCGTGGCGGATCCCTGGGAAAATCGTCCCTCCCCAGGGCAATCCTCCCGCCAATCCTTCGTGAGTCCACCGTTGACGGCCCCCACGACCTCAACAACCGTGAATCCCTGGGAATTTCCGAAGATAGCCCAGCCCTTAGAATCACCCCAGCCCAGTTACCATCAGGTTAATTCTGGGTCAACCCCTGCGCCCATTGAATCCCCAACGGGTTCTGAGTATCCTACATCTCATTCCATCTCTGCGGGCCCCACTGAAGCCCCACCGAGGCGATCGCCCCGGAAAGAATCTCCAGGAAAGTCTCCTCTCCCCAAACCTTCCAGTAGTTCCAACGCCCAAAGGTGGCCGTGGTTGGCTTTCGCCCTAGGTAGCGTCATCGTTGTTTTGGGTTTAGGGATGGGTGCCCATCACGTCATGACCCGTGAGCAACCCAGCGAAGTCCCTGAACCGATACCCCCGGAGACGGAGGTTGAATCCTTCCCCTTACCTGTGGCAACGACGATTCCGCCAGAAGTGTCTCCCTCCCCCACACCGGAGGCAACCCTAACGGAGGCCATTGCCCGCGATCGCCTACGAACCTGGCAAAAAATGAAGTCCCTTGCCCTGGGTTCGGAGTATCAAACCCAAGGATTAGAGAGCATTTTGGCGGAACCGACCCTGAGCCGTTGGCAGGATTCTTCGCGGCAGAATCAATCGGCCAAGACCCATTGGCAATATAAACGCCAGGATGTTGAAATTACGGAGGTGCGATCCCTGGCTCCCGATCGGGTAGAAGTCGTCGCCAAGGTTGAGGAGGAAGCTAACCTGTACCAGAATGGACAACCCCGGAATGACGGTTCCTATATTGATAGTTACCAAGTCCGATATATCTTTGTACGCCAGAATGATCAATGGTTAATTCAAGATATGCGGGTGATTAGCTAG
- a CDS encoding DNA polymerase III subunit delta' translates to MAPSPRGFESVVGQDQALTLLRQGLRRDRIAPAYLFTGPEGVGRSLTARLFIQEILCSHAPQQQPHLENHPDVLWLEPTYLHQGKLYTKTQLLAQEQTLPKTRPQIRLDQIRQLGQHLGRPPLSAPRSLVVIDQAETMAEGAANGLLKTLEEPGRATIILIAPSDTALLPTLVSRCQKVPFYRLSHRDLERVLSQVAPPEFIQADHPYLMDLAAGSPGAALHHWQVWQAIPGEILEAVLALDRPQPLRDRLELAKTLGQTLELDQQIWLLGLMQQVLWQRALDHHCPHQCQPLLTLLEQARQHLIHYVQPRLVWEVTLLGLNLEHPFLGV, encoded by the coding sequence GTGGCACCATCTCCCAGGGGCTTTGAGTCAGTGGTGGGACAGGATCAGGCCCTTACCCTGTTGCGCCAAGGTCTTCGCCGCGATCGCATTGCTCCCGCCTATTTGTTTACTGGCCCGGAGGGTGTGGGCCGATCCCTGACGGCACGATTATTTATTCAAGAAATTTTATGCTCCCATGCACCACAGCAGCAGCCGCACCTAGAAAATCACCCCGATGTGCTGTGGTTGGAGCCGACCTATTTACACCAGGGTAAACTCTATACCAAAACCCAACTCCTTGCCCAAGAACAAACTCTACCGAAAACTCGTCCCCAAATCCGCCTGGATCAAATTCGCCAACTCGGCCAACACCTAGGCCGCCCGCCCCTTTCTGCGCCGCGATCGCTGGTGGTCATTGATCAGGCGGAAACCATGGCGGAAGGAGCGGCTAATGGTCTACTAAAGACCCTGGAGGAGCCAGGGCGGGCCACAATCATTTTAATTGCCCCCAGTGACACCGCCCTCTTACCCACATTGGTGTCCCGATGTCAAAAAGTGCCCTTTTATCGGTTAAGTCACAGGGATTTAGAGCGTGTCCTCAGCCAAGTGGCCCCCCCGGAGTTTATTCAGGCGGATCATCCCTATCTCATGGATTTGGCGGCGGGTAGTCCTGGGGCGGCCCTTCACCACTGGCAGGTATGGCAAGCCATTCCAGGGGAAATTCTTGAGGCGGTCTTGGCCCTCGATCGCCCCCAACCCCTACGGGATCGCCTAGAACTGGCCAAAACCCTGGGTCAAACCCTGGAATTAGACCAGCAAATTTGGCTTCTGGGTTTAATGCAGCAGGTTCTCTGGCAACGGGCCCTGGATCACCACTGCCCCCACCAATGCCAACCCCTATTGACTCTCCTTGAGCAGGCCCGCCAGCATTTAATCCACTATGTGCAGCCGCGTTTGGTGTGGGAAGTCACCCTACTGGGGTTGAATCTGGAGCACCCGTTCTTGGGGGTCTAG
- a CDS encoding DNA gyrase/topoisomerase IV subunit A, producing MAKQLDLLSQGQVISTPLHLEMQQSYLEYAMSVIVGRALPDVRDGLKPVHRRILYAMHELGLTPDRPYRKCARVVGDVLGKYHPHGDQAVYDALVRLVQTFSSRYPLLAGHGNFGSVDDDPPAAMRYTETRLAPIAHQTLLGDVGESTVDFVPNFDNSQQEPLVLPAQLPILLLNGSSGIAVGMATNIPPHNLGEVVDGLIALIDRPDLTLGELLLHLPGPDFPTGGIITNAEDIHQAYATGRGGITLRGVVHIEDIQPGRGRHWRQALIVTELPYQVNKAAWIEKIAALVNQGRIDGVADLRDESDRDGMRVVIELKRDAQPQPLLEQLYRLTALQTNFGVNVLALVDNQPQQLSIKQVLEEFLTFREETLSRRYRHELTQAQERAHVVEGLLQGLGNVDRLIEILRQSADGATAKHTLIQEFNLSDRQGAALLALPLRQLTHLEQERLNQEYQELRERIQALETLLSSRKERLKALKKELRELKRRHGDPRRTRILGVGEETEAEMPMDNEDADLGIELSSPEARSVWLEINNKGYGRCVSGPATARSLAPLGEWQPLASEYVVWQQGASQSDRLWVFSDGGKVYPLPLDRLPYGSRRDRGLPLPTLLSDSAQADPLIDYYLPPPESIAPKSLDEVLMVLLTHQGRIKGIPAAELEDISGRGLQLTKLKPGDRLGWVIPLLPEQHLVIATSRGRLLHLLPEKIPQTGRLNQGQVALRLGRAETIVGAIALESMDNLLLITALGYGKNLPLPLVPLMDLGHVGLMAMPLRTKKDALVALIPPLDSLTLVTNQERSYRLQPSKIVIQNKDGSGEAIAPLDPQERVLQIQPQ from the coding sequence ATGGCAAAACAGTTAGATCTTCTCTCCCAAGGACAGGTCATTTCCACTCCCTTGCACCTTGAAATGCAGCAATCCTACTTGGAATACGCCATGAGCGTCATTGTGGGACGGGCCCTACCGGATGTGCGAGATGGCCTCAAGCCTGTGCATCGCCGCATTCTCTATGCCATGCACGAACTGGGATTAACCCCCGATCGCCCCTACCGGAAATGTGCCCGTGTTGTTGGGGATGTCCTAGGTAAATACCATCCCCACGGCGATCAAGCGGTTTACGATGCCCTCGTCCGCCTCGTTCAAACCTTTAGTAGTCGCTATCCCCTCTTGGCGGGCCATGGTAATTTCGGCTCCGTGGATGACGATCCCCCAGCGGCAATGCGCTATACGGAAACCCGCCTGGCCCCCATTGCCCACCAAACCCTCCTTGGGGACGTGGGGGAATCCACCGTTGATTTTGTTCCCAACTTTGATAATTCCCAACAGGAACCCCTGGTGTTGCCAGCCCAGTTGCCGATCCTGTTGTTAAATGGCTCCTCCGGCATTGCCGTGGGCATGGCCACCAATATTCCCCCCCACAATCTAGGGGAAGTGGTGGATGGACTGATTGCCCTCATCGATCGCCCGGATTTAACCCTAGGGGAATTGTTACTCCATTTACCGGGGCCAGATTTTCCCACGGGGGGCATCATCACCAATGCCGAGGATATTCACCAGGCCTATGCAACGGGCCGGGGTGGCATTACCCTGCGGGGGGTGGTTCACATTGAGGATATCCAACCTGGCCGGGGTCGCCATTGGCGGCAAGCCCTGATTGTCACCGAACTGCCCTACCAAGTGAATAAGGCGGCCTGGATTGAAAAAATAGCCGCATTGGTGAACCAGGGACGGATTGACGGAGTTGCGGATCTGCGGGATGAGAGCGATCGCGATGGTATGCGGGTGGTGATTGAACTAAAGCGGGATGCCCAACCCCAACCCTTGCTGGAGCAGTTGTACCGCTTGACGGCCCTACAGACGAATTTTGGTGTGAATGTTTTGGCTCTGGTGGACAATCAACCCCAGCAGTTATCCATCAAGCAGGTTTTGGAAGAATTTCTAACCTTTCGGGAAGAGACCCTCAGCCGCCGTTACCGCCATGAGTTGACCCAGGCCCAGGAGCGGGCCCATGTAGTGGAAGGACTCCTTCAGGGTCTAGGGAATGTGGATCGTCTGATTGAAATTTTGCGTCAATCCGCCGATGGTGCGACGGCAAAGCATACCCTGATCCAGGAATTTAATCTCAGCGATCGCCAAGGGGCGGCCCTGTTGGCCCTACCCCTGCGGCAATTGACCCACCTGGAGCAAGAGCGACTCAATCAGGAATACCAAGAACTTAGGGAGCGGATTCAAGCCTTGGAAACCCTGCTATCTAGTCGCAAAGAACGTCTAAAGGCTCTGAAAAAAGAACTGCGGGAACTCAAGCGTCGCCATGGGGATCCCCGCCGGACTCGTATTTTGGGGGTCGGGGAAGAAACCGAGGCAGAAATGCCCATGGACAATGAGGACGCAGATCTGGGCATTGAACTGAGTTCCCCGGAGGCCCGCTCTGTTTGGCTAGAAATTAATAACAAAGGCTATGGTCGTTGTGTATCGGGCCCCGCCACCGCCCGCTCCTTGGCTCCCCTAGGGGAATGGCAACCCTTGGCCAGTGAGTATGTGGTGTGGCAGCAGGGGGCCAGCCAAAGCGATCGCCTCTGGGTCTTTAGTGATGGGGGTAAGGTCTATCCCCTCCCCTTGGATCGTTTGCCCTATGGCTCTCGCCGCGATCGCGGTTTACCCCTGCCCACCCTACTGTCGGATTCGGCCCAGGCAGACCCATTGATTGATTACTATTTACCACCACCGGAATCGATTGCCCCGAAATCGCTGGACGAGGTGTTAATGGTACTCCTGACCCACCAGGGCCGGATCAAAGGAATTCCTGCCGCTGAACTGGAGGATATTAGTGGGCGCGGCCTACAACTGACCAAGCTGAAACCGGGCGATCGCCTCGGTTGGGTAATTCCGCTGCTACCGGAGCAGCACCTTGTCATTGCCACATCCCGTGGTCGCCTCCTCCACCTCTTACCGGAAAAGATTCCCCAAACTGGTCGGCTCAATCAGGGCCAGGTGGCCCTTCGCTTGGGTCGGGCAGAGACGATCGTCGGGGCGATCGCCCTTGAGTCCATGGATAATCTCCTGTTGATCACCGCCCTCGGCTATGGCAAAAATCTGCCCCTGCCCCTCGTCCCTTTGATGGATTTAGGCCATGTGGGCTTAATGGCCATGCCCCTACGAACCAAAAAAGATGCTCTGGTGGCCCTTATCCCGCCCCTGGATAGCCTTACCTTGGTCACGAATCAGGAGCGCAGTTACCGACTCCAACCCAGTAAAATCGTCATCCAAAACAAAGACGGCTCCGGGGAAGCGATCGCCCCCCTAGACCCCCAAGAACGGGTGCTCCAGATTCAACCCCAGTAG
- a CDS encoding ParA family protein, whose translation MPIQLPPIAPDETLEEVICQAFVQPVLYALGFGDRDIIRSFETGAGTVDFAAAYPCADDPPFGDTQKQPYLIVEVKPPAKRSRNTPSQTVPLSLEEGTAHQMRAIAQLKEYLFGPNCQSTQWGLITNGRHLQLFRRHGIVIYPVTPSLEIFPQGMPGVIKQLKQWLQEPPRALTVSVYNNKGGVGKTTTTINLGATLAISNQKVLLIDFDSQGDLSRSLELTPTETCLSQCLTEGDRDIYQTIRPFNLHIKSGQRVKTAHIFDVIPADSHLDHVILQTAIAPDQGMTQLREKIKPLQNDYDYILIDCPTQWLFFSKSGLYASDVVLIPTRHTDLSSLNNAARVIRQFIHGEMRQCRQDGGPLALPIFFNGAPNTGKAIEVAQTEIQEMIAKSSELIPYFWPQKRMGQDNRTVFNLPEYAIIARAAFARVPAVFKDKRVLGFYQNLVTEYFLDIADSNGDRP comes from the coding sequence TTGCCGATCCAACTGCCCCCCATCGCGCCGGATGAGACCTTGGAGGAGGTGATTTGCCAAGCCTTTGTCCAACCGGTTTTGTATGCCCTTGGCTTTGGCGATCGCGACATCATTCGTTCCTTTGAAACGGGGGCAGGAACGGTGGATTTTGCGGCAGCCTATCCCTGTGCTGATGATCCTCCCTTTGGGGACACTCAGAAGCAGCCCTACCTGATTGTGGAAGTGAAGCCACCGGCCAAGCGATCTCGCAATACTCCCAGCCAAACTGTGCCATTAAGCCTAGAGGAAGGAACGGCCCACCAGATGCGGGCGATCGCCCAACTGAAGGAGTATCTTTTTGGCCCAAACTGTCAGTCAACCCAATGGGGTCTGATCACCAATGGTCGCCACCTGCAACTCTTTCGCCGCCATGGGATTGTCATTTATCCCGTTACCCCCAGCCTGGAAATTTTCCCCCAGGGGATGCCAGGGGTGATCAAACAATTGAAGCAATGGCTCCAGGAGCCGCCCCGTGCCCTAACGGTTTCCGTTTACAACAATAAAGGAGGCGTGGGTAAAACCACCACCACCATTAATCTAGGGGCCACCCTGGCGATCTCGAATCAAAAAGTGCTGTTAATTGATTTTGACTCCCAGGGGGATCTGAGCCGTTCCCTAGAATTAACCCCCACCGAAACCTGTTTATCCCAATGCTTAACGGAGGGCGATCGGGATATTTACCAAACCATTCGCCCCTTTAATCTACACATTAAGTCTGGCCAACGGGTCAAAACTGCCCATATCTTTGATGTCATTCCCGCCGATAGTCACTTAGATCACGTCATTCTGCAAACAGCGATCGCCCCTGACCAAGGCATGACCCAACTGCGGGAAAAGATTAAACCACTCCAAAATGATTATGACTATATCCTGATTGATTGCCCCACCCAATGGCTCTTTTTTAGTAAAAGCGGCCTCTATGCCAGTGATGTGGTTTTAATTCCCACCCGCCATACGGATCTGTCCTCCCTCAATAATGCGGCACGGGTCATTCGCCAATTTATTCATGGTGAAATGCGCCAATGTCGCCAGGATGGTGGCCCCCTCGCCCTACCCATTTTCTTTAATGGAGCCCCAAATACGGGCAAGGCCATCGAGGTGGCCCAAACGGAAATTCAGGAAATGATTGCCAAGTCCAGCGAACTTATCCCCTACTTTTGGCCCCAGAAGCGGATGGGTCAGGATAACCGCACGGTCTTTAATCTGCCGGAATACGCCATTATTGCCCGTGCCGCCTTTGCCCGCGTACCAGCGGTGTTCAAAGATAAGCGCGTGCTAGGATTTTATCAAAATTTAGTGACTGAGTATTTTCTGGACATTGCCGATAGCAATGGCGATCGCCCTTAG
- a CDS encoding HAD family hydrolase, with protein sequence MANLQDLDKLDTDKLNTLEALIFDVDGTLADTERDGHRLAFNQAFEESGLDWHWDIDLYGKLLAVAGGKERMQFYLDQFRPDWPRPNHLQEMIAELHRAKTHHYTRLLSEGVIPLRPGVKRLLMEARQAGLRLAIATTTTPANVTALLEHTLGDDSLSWFEVIAAGDMVPAKKPAPDIYRYTLEKMALPPQACLAFEDSRNGLVSAQASGLATIVTVTDYTRHHNFDGALLVLDCLGEPDAPFQVLQGQAGAATHVDLTCVQYLHRAI encoded by the coding sequence ATGGCGAATTTGCAAGATTTAGACAAGCTAGATACTGACAAACTAAATACTTTGGAAGCATTGATATTTGATGTCGATGGCACGCTGGCAGATACGGAGCGAGATGGCCATCGCCTTGCCTTTAACCAAGCCTTTGAAGAGTCCGGACTGGATTGGCACTGGGATATTGATCTCTATGGCAAGCTCTTGGCGGTGGCTGGGGGCAAGGAGCGGATGCAGTTTTATCTAGATCAATTTCGCCCGGACTGGCCCCGCCCCAACCATCTTCAGGAGATGATTGCAGAGCTACATCGAGCCAAGACTCACCACTATACTCGACTATTATCCGAAGGAGTTATTCCCCTGCGTCCGGGGGTGAAACGACTCCTAATGGAAGCACGGCAAGCTGGATTGCGATTGGCGATCGCCACTACGACCACCCCGGCCAATGTGACCGCCCTCCTAGAGCACACCCTGGGTGACGATAGTCTCTCCTGGTTTGAAGTGATCGCCGCCGGAGATATGGTTCCTGCCAAAAAACCGGCCCCAGATATTTATCGCTATACCTTAGAAAAAATGGCCCTTCCCCCCCAGGCCTGCCTTGCCTTTGAGGATTCTCGCAATGGTTTAGTGTCTGCCCAAGCCAGTGGTTTGGCGACCATTGTTACCGTTACGGACTACACCCGCCACCATAATTTTGATGGGGCCCTGCTGGTTCTGGATTGTTTAGGGGAACCAGATGCACCATTTCAGGTCTTACAGGGCCAGGCGGGGGCAGCGACCCATGTGGATTTGACCTGCGTGCAGTACCTCCATCGGGCTATCTAG
- a CDS encoding FxLYD domain-containing protein, translating into MSILQVEQIRQTLQDALADHAVVVQVNQFRNQLNVIINKPPGTVAQYSALLEVMRSRLTQVELQGIARIKVIGRIQSSPKPDWEEVIDLCREPVPTEVAPTPRWPWAIAAALCSFLVVFSYHMGQWSHRQANVERAMQMPPQDTISLIDYQWQLESGVPYLIGVVKNHSPNLYKLVQVDFELYDDEGQRIGQIAVQVYQMQPQETWQFREAISNPLASRVRLLKIQALH; encoded by the coding sequence ATGAGCATCCTGCAAGTCGAACAAATTCGTCAAACCCTCCAGGATGCCCTGGCCGATCATGCTGTGGTTGTGCAGGTGAATCAATTTCGCAATCAGCTTAATGTCATTATCAATAAGCCACCGGGAACGGTTGCCCAGTATTCGGCCCTGCTAGAGGTGATGAGATCGCGGCTGACCCAAGTAGAACTTCAGGGGATTGCCCGCATTAAGGTGATTGGCCGGATTCAATCGAGTCCTAAGCCAGATTGGGAAGAAGTGATTGATCTATGTCGGGAGCCAGTTCCTACAGAAGTCGCTCCTACCCCTCGATGGCCCTGGGCGATCGCCGCCGCCCTTTGCAGCTTTTTAGTCGTGTTCAGCTACCACATGGGTCAATGGAGTCATCGCCAGGCTAATGTTGAACGGGCCATGCAAATGCCACCCCAGGATACGATTAGCCTGATTGATTATCAATGGCAATTAGAATCTGGAGTTCCCTACCTGATTGGTGTGGTCAAAAATCACAGTCCCAACCTTTATAAACTAGTGCAGGTTGATTTTGAACTCTATGATGATGAAGGGCAGCGGATTGGCCAGATTGCTGTTCAGGTTTATCAAATGCAGCCCCAAGAGACGTGGCAGTTTCGGGAAGCCATTTCCAACCCCCTAGCCAGTCGGGTACGCTTACTGAAAATCCAAGCTCTCCATTAA
- a CDS encoding peptide ligase PGM1-related protein: protein MTEPMEQTFRQLQTRLYECWQGTETFIPELPTGPGGLERDIVVIPSLSFAQPELAKIPGYTHYEERQLYTLIQLRNPRTRMVYVTSQPLHPSIVDYYLDLLPGVPTSHARDRLLLLATYDRSEKPLTAKILERPRLIERIRQSLRPGKAYMVCFNSTPLERDLAMALGIPLYSTDPDLLHWGTKAGSRELFAAAHIPHPDGSGLVYTVENLVTAIAQLWSRHPHLERMVVKLNEAFSGEGNALLDLRPLRDFAPGTRSQADQAQAITTALEALDFQAPNQTWDSYRQRLEVIGAIVESFIEGKDKRSPSVQGCITPNGDVDIISTHDQILNSPEGQIFIGCRFPAEEGYRLTLQTLGRRVGQYLAEQGVIGYYGVDFIAQTDAGSPFGWDVQAIEINLRKGGTTHPFMTLKFLTDGAYQPDSGLFLSKHGRPKFYIASDNLCQAHYRGLLPNDLLDMIARYHLHFDSSTETGTVFHLMGALSEFGKLGLVSVGNSLPEAELIYEQAIAVLDAAVY from the coding sequence ATGACTGAGCCAATGGAGCAAACCTTTCGGCAACTCCAAACCCGATTATATGAATGCTGGCAGGGAACGGAAACCTTTATCCCCGAATTGCCAACGGGGCCCGGTGGTCTGGAGCGAGACATTGTCGTCATTCCCTCCCTCAGCTTTGCCCAACCGGAACTGGCAAAAATTCCCGGCTATACCCACTACGAGGAACGGCAACTCTACACCCTGATTCAACTGCGTAATCCCCGTACCCGCATGGTCTATGTCACCTCCCAGCCATTACATCCGAGTATTGTGGACTATTACCTAGATCTGTTGCCAGGGGTTCCCACGTCCCATGCCCGCGATCGCCTGTTATTGTTAGCCACCTACGATCGCTCCGAAAAGCCGCTGACAGCGAAAATACTGGAACGGCCCCGCCTCATTGAACGGATTCGCCAATCCCTGCGACCAGGCAAAGCCTATATGGTTTGCTTTAATTCCACGCCCCTAGAGCGAGATCTGGCCATGGCGTTGGGCATTCCCCTCTATTCTACGGATCCCGATTTATTACACTGGGGAACCAAGGCCGGTAGTCGTGAACTCTTTGCCGCTGCCCATATTCCCCATCCCGATGGCAGTGGCTTGGTTTACACCGTCGAGAACCTAGTGACGGCGATCGCCCAGCTTTGGAGCCGCCATCCTCACCTAGAGCGTATGGTGGTCAAACTGAATGAAGCCTTTTCTGGGGAAGGGAATGCCCTCCTAGATTTGCGTCCCTTACGGGATTTTGCCCCTGGTACTCGGTCTCAGGCAGATCAAGCCCAGGCCATTACAACGGCCCTAGAGGCCTTAGATTTTCAAGCTCCCAACCAAACCTGGGACTCCTATCGTCAACGTTTAGAAGTGATTGGGGCCATCGTTGAGTCTTTTATTGAAGGCAAAGACAAGCGATCGCCCAGTGTGCAGGGCTGCATTACCCCCAATGGCGACGTAGATATTATTTCCACCCATGATCAGATATTGAACAGTCCAGAGGGGCAGATTTTTATTGGCTGTCGGTTTCCAGCGGAGGAAGGCTATCGACTGACCTTGCAGACCCTTGGGCGTAGGGTGGGCCAATACTTAGCCGAGCAAGGGGTCATTGGCTACTACGGTGTGGATTTTATTGCCCAGACTGATGCCGGATCCCCCTTTGGTTGGGATGTCCAGGCCATTGAAATTAATTTGCGCAAAGGTGGCACCACCCATCCTTTTATGACCCTAAAATTCCTGACGGATGGGGCCTATCAGCCGGATTCTGGCTTATTTTTAAGCAAACATGGGCGACCAAAATTTTATATTGCCTCGGATAACTTGTGTCAGGCCCATTACCGGGGCCTGCTGCCCAATGATCTTCTGGATATGATTGCCCGCTATCATTTACACTTTGACTCCAGCACCGAAACCGGCACCGTCTTCCACTTGATGGGGGCCCTTTCGGAATTTGGCAAACTGGGGTTAGTCAGTGTGGGGAACTCCCTTCCTGAGGCCGAACTGATTTATGAACAGGCGATCGCTGTTTTGGATGCGGCAGTCTATTGA
- the psaX gene encoding photosystem I protein PsaX: protein MATKSAKPTYTFRTFWAVLLLGVNFLVAAYYFGILK from the coding sequence ATGGCAACAAAATCCGCTAAACCCACGTACACATTCCGCACTTTCTGGGCCGTCCTACTCCTAGGTGTTAACTTTTTGGTAGCAGCCTACTACTTTGGTATCTTGAAATAA
- a CDS encoding DUF2442 domain-containing protein produces the protein MTITDDTLSADLPDGRTIPVPLAWSPPDECASVEERNNWRFIARGEGIHWNRLDEDISIKNLIIGQPSGESQKSLQGWLNAKSAKV, from the coding sequence ATAACCATCACAGATGATACTTTATCTGCTGATCTACCCGATGGACGTACTATACCTGTTCCGTTGGCTTGGTCCCCGCCTGATGAATGCGCTTCAGTGGAAGAACGTAACAATTGGCGTTTCATCGCTAGGGGCGAGGGCATCCATTGGAATCGACTTGACGAGGACATTAGTATCAAGAATCTGATTATTGGGCAACCATCCGGAGAAAGTCAAAAATCACTTCAGGGATGGCTAAATGCAAAATCAGCAAAGGTCTAA